In one Candidatus Polarisedimenticolaceae bacterium genomic region, the following are encoded:
- a CDS encoding FAD-dependent thymidylate synthase, with translation MAEPIPLPVPDASPQPRVRITRHFRAPFASILTSARTCYSAKLIEDEHLKPGNELLARDLYEAGHHTTIQHAYFQFSLENVSRQFLWSFLHAHPFYNSEQVSQRYVKVRKQNCFVPPLKGEALAVYQEGLDEQLAFYREMIVSLTPLATRAYDARFPARANKREKYGKEIEKKAQEIARYVLPVATCAFLYHTVSALTILRYWRMCEQLDAPYEQRLVAGKMVQAILEVDSEYKRLLDEPIPAADTPEAKFFEARPELAASSTRAAFVKEFDASLEGKTSKLMDWKARGEEEVARAVREVLGIPSSALSDDEAIRLAVSPARNPILGQALNLSTMDKLTRAMHHPAYTFRKKLSHAGDSQDQRHRMTPASRPILAAHQTGEPDYVTPTLVKQDGEVHRRYDAMMTRIWERIGRLKAMGVSDEFANYLLPNAVAVRFTESTDYLNLRHKHVMRLCYNAQEEIWQASVDEALQVREVHPRLGEWLLPPCTIRKEAGTKPFCPEGSRFCGLPIWNEKVEGYRRVI, from the coding sequence AGGACGAGCACCTCAAGCCCGGCAACGAGCTGCTCGCCCGCGACCTCTACGAGGCCGGCCACCACACCACGATCCAGCACGCGTATTTCCAGTTCTCGCTGGAGAACGTCTCGCGGCAGTTCCTCTGGTCGTTCCTGCACGCGCACCCGTTCTACAACTCGGAGCAGGTCAGCCAGCGCTACGTGAAGGTGCGCAAGCAGAACTGCTTCGTCCCTCCGCTTAAGGGGGAGGCGCTGGCGGTCTACCAGGAGGGGCTGGACGAGCAGCTCGCGTTCTACCGCGAGATGATCGTCTCGCTCACCCCGCTCGCCACACGCGCCTACGACGCGCGTTTCCCGGCCCGCGCCAACAAGCGCGAGAAATACGGGAAGGAGATCGAGAAAAAGGCCCAGGAGATCGCCCGGTACGTATTGCCGGTCGCCACCTGCGCGTTCCTCTACCACACCGTGTCGGCGCTGACGATCCTGCGTTACTGGCGGATGTGCGAGCAGCTCGACGCCCCCTACGAGCAGCGCCTGGTCGCCGGGAAGATGGTCCAGGCGATCCTCGAGGTGGACTCCGAGTACAAGCGCCTGCTCGACGAGCCGATCCCCGCCGCCGACACCCCCGAGGCGAAGTTCTTCGAGGCCCGCCCCGAGCTCGCGGCTTCGTCCACGCGCGCCGCGTTCGTGAAGGAGTTCGACGCCTCCCTCGAGGGAAAGACCTCGAAGCTGATGGACTGGAAGGCGAGAGGAGAGGAAGAGGTCGCGCGGGCCGTGCGCGAGGTGCTTGGGATTCCGTCGTCGGCGCTGTCGGACGACGAGGCGATTCGCCTCGCGGTCTCGCCGGCGAGAAACCCGATCCTCGGCCAGGCCCTCAACCTCTCGACGATGGACAAGCTCACGCGGGCGATGCACCACCCCGCGTACACCTTCCGCAAGAAACTTTCGCACGCCGGGGACTCGCAGGACCAGCGCCACCGGATGACCCCGGCCTCGCGCCCGATCCTCGCCGCGCACCAGACGGGAGAGCCCGACTACGTCACCCCGACGCTCGTGAAGCAGGACGGCGAGGTCCACCGTCGTTACGACGCGATGATGACGCGGATCTGGGAGCGTATCGGCCGCCTCAAGGCGATGGGCGTCTCCGACGAGTTCGCGAACTACCTGCTCCCGAACGCGGTCGCGGTGCGGTTCACGGAGTCGACGGACTACCTCAACCTCCGCCACAAACACGTGATGCGCCTTTGCTACAACGCGCAGGAGGAGATCTGGCAGGCCTCGGTGGACGAGGCGCTGCAGGTCCGCGAGGTGCATCCTCGACTGGGCGAGTGGCTCCTCCCGCCGTGCACGATCCGCAAGGAGGCAGGGACCAAACCGTTCTGCCCGGAGGGAAGCCGATTCTGCGGGCTTCCGATCTGGAACGAGAAGGTCGAGGGCTACCGGAGAGTGATCTGA